The Arthrobacter burdickii genomic interval CGCGGTACCTTCTCGAGGCCGTACCCCGACTTGGTGTCGACGGCGAGTGCGTCGCCCACCCGGATTTTCTCCGCCTGCAGCGGACCGCTGAGCCGGATGACGCGCTCGTCGTCCGTCCGGCCGACGACGAGCGCACGGTCCGCGCCCAGCAGTTCCTTGACGGTGACGATCTCCCCCGCCCGCTCGAAGCCGAGGGCCGCCACGATGGTCAGGGATTCGTTCAGCAGGACTTCCTGCCCGGGGGTGAGCTGCCGCACGCTGATGAGGGGGCTGACCGTCACCCGGAGCTTCCTGCCCGACTGCAGGATGTCGGCGGTGTCCTGGACGGTCGCCTCGGTGGTGGTTCCCGGCTCGGCAGGACGCCTCGGATTGACCTGCATCACGGTGGCGAAGCTGAACGGCGCCGCGCCCTCCTTCTCGAGGGCGGCCTTCAGCCGGACGATCTCCGTCCGCGCCGCCTCCAGCGCGGCGACGAGCTTCCCGTTGTTCTGCGTCGCCGAGGCGAGCTGACGGTCGATGTGGCGCAGCTTGTCCCGGAGGACGTTGAGTTGGCGCTGGGTGACCGAAGTGTCGACGGGAGGCGGGGTTGCGCCCCGCGGATCAGCGGCAGGAGCGTTGTCTTCGGAGTTCGGCATATCGGTTCGCCACTTTCGGTTCGACCTTCAGCTGTCTTCCGACCTTAGCGCAGACGCCGGTCCCCGGTGAGTACTGTTAACAACGTGCACGGTCAACTTTCCGCGCACCTCCCCGCCCCGGTGGCGCCGAACGCTCCGCGTGCCCTCCCGGACCTCTCCCCGGGCCTCTCTCCGGGGCCCTATGTCGGCCTCGGCGTGGTCGTGGCCCGACCTGCCGCCTGATCCCGACCTGCCGCGGCATACTCCTGCCCGGCCGCTGCGGACTCCTGCCCGATCCCCGCCTACTCGACCGTTCCGCCGTCGGCGATGGCGTCGCGACGTGCCTGCGCCTCCTCCGGTGGCAGGGATCCGCGCTGGATCGTCGACGCTGCGTCCCGCGCCACCCTGCGCAGCCGCTTGTCGGAGACGTCGCGCTCACCGACGGCCTGCGGCGTCCAGGCATTGAGGTCCTCCTCGCTGAACCCCGTCTTCGACGGCCTGCGCTTCGGGGTGAACCCCGTAGCGCCCTCGGCCAGCCTGCGGGTGATGAGGAGGAAGCCGGTGTGGGCGACCATGCGATGGTCGGGACGGACGGCGAGTCCCTCGAGGTGCCAGCCGCGCACCATCGACTCCCAGCCCTCGGGTTCCGTGAAGCGCCCGTCGGCCCGGATCGCCTCGGCGGTGCGGGACAGCTGCGTCACCGTGGCGACGTAGCTGATCCAGACGCCGCCCGCGGCGAGCACGGTGGCGACGGCGTCCAGGCACTCCCAGGGTGCGAGCATGTCGAGGACGACGCGGTCCACCGAGCCTGGTTCCTCGTGCTCCACGACCTGCTCCTGGAAGTCGCCCAGCGTGATCTGCCAGGCCGGGTGGGGCCCGCCGAAGATCGTCTCGACGTTCCC includes:
- a CDS encoding tRNA (adenine-N1)-methyltransferase, giving the protein MSTTQTTPEAPAGPHGAAARRGPFRAGERVQLTDEKGRMNTITLTPGGAFHTHKGFLQHDALIGATEGTILENTTGQLYQALRPLLSDFVLSMPRGAAVVYPKDAGQIVTMADIYPGARVVEAGVGSGALSISLLRAVGDSGYLHSFERREEFADIARGNVETIFGGPHPAWQITLGDFQEQVVEHEEPGSVDRVVLDMLAPWECLDAVATVLAAGGVWISYVATVTQLSRTAEAIRADGRFTEPEGWESMVRGWHLEGLAVRPDHRMVAHTGFLLITRRLAEGATGFTPKRRPSKTGFSEEDLNAWTPQAVGERDVSDKRLRRVARDAASTIQRGSLPPEEAQARRDAIADGGTVE